A genome region from Perca fluviatilis chromosome 20, GENO_Pfluv_1.0, whole genome shotgun sequence includes the following:
- the LOC120548820 gene encoding zona pellucida sperm-binding protein 3-like — MKMWRLYILCSVLSLCLSCAIGTHESAFTRRKKVSKPGTPNSQSIQQSRTDYRKSSPRSGLPTSISPMSPLSSQRPYPPLTPRPMRPGEPKAEILSDSAYLPDVSVTCSASDVVVRVKPAFYGLGAETEELKLGSSCKSNGVLRPYSDLLFTYPLTACDAVRESSHGYLLYKYELHYEPSRERFPRMTVDIECRYQRSNHVHRRIVRPTWETAVVRKMLKGSPTDFQIALMDDSWSTPAESPVYQLGETINFEVSAPNLSNGGKLYINTCHATPSSGSKAYILKYTIIDNFGCLLDSKSNPGASQFISRTDNSLRFSLKAFQFTSDPYPEISIHCSLFVTPEDAGPAYKSCTYIGNGWKALSGDDSICECCDSQCVTSKPQRAMMEGSASSASLLVSDQLYAKDAFLPVSMNKGETPWKSADVVKYDEVQDEDEEQLEEESGVVSGVTTEPDLEELGLRRILGEEDCEVKDSNQFQEDGSGYVVEGEMEGFGGEDEIPLNQKEGKVLNRWRGSREVEPLVSEGREENWKPTDGGEEDDGMTSSEVEWKTDGLADFRDDSERTWYFTWR; from the exons ATGAAAATGTGGCGTCTCTATATTTTGTGCAGTGTTTTATCACTTTGCCTCAGCTGTGCAATAGGCACTCATGAATCTGCATTtaccagaagaaaaaaagtttccAAACCGGGTACTCCAAACTCCCAATCAATTCAGCAGTCAAGAACAGACTACAGAAAATCCTCTCCGAGGTCAGGCCTACCTACCAGCATTTCTCCAATGTCTCCACTGAGTTCCCAAAGGCCTTACCCTCCTCTGACCCCTCGACCCATGCGTCCAGGGGAGCCCAAGGCAGAGATCCTGTCGGACTCCGCTTACCTCCCAGACGTTTCTGTAACCTGCTCCGCGTCTGACGTTGTCGTGCGGGTCAAACCAGCTTTCTACGGTCTGGGCGCAGAGACAGAGGAGCTGAAATTAGGCAGCTCCTGCAAAAGCAACGGGGTTCTCAGACCATACAGTGACCTGCTTTTCACGTATCCCCTGACAGCGTGTGATGCCGTGCGTGAG TCGTCCCACGGGTATCTGCTCTACAAATACGAGCTCCATTATGAGCCTTCGCGAGAGCGTTTTCCAAGGATGACTGTCGACATTGAATGCCGTTATCAAAG GAGCAACCATGTGCATCGTCGGATTGTGCGGCCCACCTGGGAAACTGCCGTTGTGCGTAAAATGCTGAAAGGAAGTCCAACTGACTTCCAGATAGCGTTGATGGATG ATTCATGGAGCACACCTGCCGAGTCTCCGGTGTACCAGCTGGGAGAGACTATTAATTTCGAGGTCTCTGCTCCTAATCTCTCAAATGGTGGAAAGCTGTACATCAATACCTGCCATGCTACACCATCCAGTGGCTCTAAAGCCTATATACTCAAATACACCATCATTGACAATTTTGG CTGTTTGCTGGACAGCAAGAGCAACCCAGGGGCCTCTCAGTTCATCTCTCGGACAGACAATTCCCTAAGATTCTCCCTAAAGGCTTTCCAGTTTACTTCTGACCCTTATCCGGAG ATCAGTATTCACTGCAGTTTGTTTGTCACACCTGAGGATGCGGGTCCTGCATACAAATCATGCACCTACATAGGGAACGG GTGGAAGGCCCTCTCTGGTGATGACTCCATATGTGAATGCTGTGATTCACAATGTGTGACCTCTAAACCCCAGAGGGCCATGATGGAAG GCTCTGCCAGCAGTGCGTCATTGTTGGTCTCTGATCAGCTGTATGCAAAAGATGCTTTCCTTCCTGTCAGCATGAACAAAGGCGAGACCCCGTGGAAAAGCGCCGACGTAGTAAAGTATGACGAAGTGCAAGATGAGGATGAGGAGCAGCTTGAAGAGGAAAGTGGGGTTGTCTCTGGAGTGACGACAGAACCGGATTTAGAGGAGTTGGGCCTTAGGAGGATCTTAGGGGAGGAAGACTGTGAAGTGAAGGATTCAAATCAGTTCCAAGAGGATGGGTCAGGGTATGTAGTGGAGGGGGAGATGGAGGGATTTGGAGGAGAAGATGAGATCCCTTTGAATCAGAAGGAAGGCAAAGTGTTGAATCGCTGGAGAGGGAGTAGAGAGGTAGAGCCGCTGGTTTCTGAAGGCAGGGAAGAAAACTGGAAGCCTACAGATGGAGGTGAAGAGGATGATGGGATGACCTCCTCTGAGGTGGAGTGGAAGACTGACGGTCTGGCAGATTTCAGAGACGATAGTGAGAGGACCTGGTATTTCACATGGAGGTAG